In Streptomyces canus, one DNA window encodes the following:
- a CDS encoding nitrate- and nitrite sensing domain-containing protein: MSRSPLRRSSGVPHRVPLLARLRVGRKLMLLVLLPVTGLLAFTAFSSVAQWREARTLRDFHTGTEVSFATADVTDAVAGERLAAVTARLRSGPDTPTERTEAERATDRTLERAVNRAASWSGSDIAGDLDALGRQLHSLRVQITTGSLTAPDIAEQYGSVEDTLLHDVTALEAGRPTRASGRAADAHIALLRAIEAADREQAEVAALLAGPAGRPTGAGRWPALETAQLDAFRENTSAQLRTQLYVIQFRDPGRAVRRVRDLLATARPETDAWPSYERWLADSGARIDSLRGIQDRAARALDATADHDRRDAEVRVVRDLTASLAVLALVTFLALALSRSITRPLGQVAAGARALSYGDLSYDIRYAGRDELGDVADTFRELRVTTERLAAEIRAMNTAIDHNRLEHRADEASFEGTWSQLLGGMNSTMASFAAAHGRREEAEQELASIFNLSLDLLCISGTDGYFKRVNPAFERTLGHPRETILSMPFIEFVHEEDRDTTRAALARLADGVEVAEFENRYLRADGTECWLQWSARPVPEQGLIYATARDVTESRRTAREQAALRRVATLVAHGAPPSEVFGRVAEEVGDLLDTTAAVLRQEPDGSQTVLGTVLGIPEDLEEATRKERSEAGYEAIDTVTRTRRAAHVGHAVGAPIVVDDRLWGFVVAASPLEMLPVGTESRLADFTELVAAAIANADSRDQLTASRARVVAASDASRRRIERDLHDGVQQRLVALQLDLRLAETLVTDRSSELAEQLVHVGKGLDDAFQDLLQVARGIHPAILAKGGLGPALRSLARRSAVPVELDLKLPAGRLPEHLEVAAYYVTSECLTNAAKHAHARVVEVSAEIRGGFLELTIRDDGSGGAEPGRGSGLIGLIDRVEAIGGKLAVSSPPGEGTTLDVRLPLGGPSPDR, encoded by the coding sequence ATGAGCCGCTCACCGCTCAGACGAAGCTCCGGGGTCCCGCACCGCGTCCCGCTGCTCGCCCGGCTGCGCGTCGGCCGGAAGCTGATGCTGCTGGTCCTGCTGCCGGTGACCGGGCTGCTCGCCTTCACCGCCTTCAGTTCCGTGGCCCAGTGGCGGGAAGCGCGGACCCTGCGTGACTTCCACACCGGCACCGAGGTGTCGTTCGCGACGGCCGACGTCACCGACGCCGTGGCAGGCGAACGGCTCGCCGCCGTCACGGCCCGGCTGCGCTCCGGCCCGGACACGCCGACGGAACGGACCGAGGCCGAACGCGCCACCGACCGGACCCTGGAGCGCGCCGTGAACCGCGCCGCCTCGTGGTCCGGATCCGACATCGCCGGCGACCTCGACGCCCTCGGCCGTCAACTGCACTCCCTGCGCGTCCAGATCACCACCGGCTCGCTCACCGCCCCCGACATCGCGGAGCAGTACGGCAGCGTCGAGGACACCCTGCTGCACGACGTCACCGCGCTCGAAGCCGGCCGCCCCACCCGGGCCTCGGGCCGCGCCGCCGACGCCCACATCGCGCTCCTGCGCGCCATCGAGGCCGCCGACCGGGAGCAGGCGGAGGTCGCCGCCCTGCTCGCCGGGCCTGCAGGCCGGCCCACCGGCGCCGGACGCTGGCCCGCGCTCGAGACGGCCCAGCTGGACGCCTTCCGGGAGAACACCTCGGCCCAACTGCGGACCCAGCTCTACGTCATCCAGTTCCGGGACCCCGGCCGAGCCGTCCGCAGGGTCCGCGACCTGCTCGCCACCGCCCGCCCGGAGACCGACGCCTGGCCCTCGTACGAGCGCTGGCTCGCCGACTCCGGGGCCCGCATCGACTCCCTGCGCGGCATCCAGGACCGGGCCGCCCGCGCACTGGACGCCACGGCCGACCACGACCGCCGCGACGCGGAGGTCCGCGTGGTGCGCGACCTCACCGCCTCCTTGGCCGTGCTCGCCCTCGTCACCTTCCTCGCGCTCGCACTCAGCCGGTCGATCACCCGGCCCCTCGGTCAGGTCGCCGCGGGAGCCCGGGCACTGTCGTACGGCGATCTCTCGTACGACATCCGGTACGCCGGCCGCGACGAACTGGGCGATGTCGCCGACACCTTCCGCGAACTGCGCGTGACCACCGAGCGGCTGGCCGCCGAGATCCGCGCCATGAACACGGCGATCGACCACAACCGCCTCGAACACCGCGCCGACGAAGCCTCCTTCGAGGGCACGTGGAGCCAGCTGCTGGGCGGCATGAACAGCACCATGGCCTCCTTCGCGGCGGCGCACGGGCGGCGCGAGGAGGCCGAGCAGGAACTGGCGAGCATCTTCAACCTCTCTCTGGACCTGCTCTGCATCAGCGGGACCGACGGCTACTTCAAGCGGGTCAACCCGGCCTTCGAGCGCACTCTGGGCCACCCGCGCGAGACGATCCTGTCGATGCCGTTCATCGAGTTCGTGCACGAGGAGGACCGGGACACCACCCGTGCGGCTCTCGCACGGCTGGCCGACGGCGTCGAGGTGGCCGAGTTCGAGAACCGCTACCTGCGCGCGGACGGCACCGAGTGCTGGCTGCAGTGGAGCGCCCGGCCGGTCCCGGAACAGGGCCTCATCTACGCCACCGCCCGCGACGTCACCGAGAGCCGCCGCACCGCCCGGGAACAGGCCGCCCTGCGCCGGGTCGCCACCCTGGTCGCCCACGGCGCCCCGCCGTCCGAGGTGTTCGGGAGGGTGGCCGAGGAGGTGGGGGACCTGCTGGACACCACCGCGGCCGTCCTGCGGCAGGAGCCCGACGGCAGCCAGACGGTCCTCGGGACCGTGCTCGGCATCCCGGAAGATCTCGAAGAGGCCACGCGCAAGGAGCGCAGCGAGGCGGGGTACGAGGCGATCGACACGGTCACCCGGACCCGGCGCGCCGCCCACGTCGGCCACGCCGTGGGAGCGCCCATCGTCGTCGACGACCGGCTGTGGGGCTTCGTCGTCGCGGCCTCTCCCCTGGAGATGCTGCCGGTGGGCACCGAGTCGCGGCTGGCCGACTTCACCGAACTCGTCGCCGCTGCCATCGCCAACGCCGACAGCCGCGACCAGCTGACCGCCTCACGCGCGCGCGTGGTGGCCGCGTCGGACGCCTCCCGGCGGCGCATCGAGCGCGATCTGCACGACGGGGTCCAGCAGCGGCTCGTCGCCCTCCAGCTGGATCTGAGGCTCGCCGAGACCCTGGTGACCGACCGGTCCTCCGAACTCGCCGAACAGCTGGTGCATGTCGGCAAGGGCCTCGACGACGCCTTCCAGGACCTGCTCCAGGTGGCCCGGGGCATCCACCCGGCCATCCTCGCCAAAGGCGGCCTGGGGCCCGCCCTGCGCTCCCTGGCCCGCCGCTCCGCCGTCCCCGTCGAGCTCGACCTGAAGCTGCCCGCGGGCCGGCTGCCGGAACACCTGGAGGTGGCCGCCTACTACGTGACCTCCGAATGCCTCACCAACGCGGCCAAGCACGCGCACGCGCGCGTGGTGGAGGTCTCGGCGGAGATCCGGGGCGGCTTCCTGGAGCTGACCATCCGCGACGACGGCTCCGGCGGCGCCGAGCCGGGACGCGGTTCCGGGCTGATCGGTCTCATCGACCGGGTCGAGGCGATCGGCGGCAAGCTGGCGGTCAGCAGTCCGCCCGGCGAGGGCACGACCCTGGACGTGCGGCTGCCCCTGGGCGGGCCCTCGCCGGACCGGTGA
- a CDS encoding response regulator transcription factor, translating to MDDASQQPAQGRVVLADDDILLREGLASLCERLGYQVAGQAGDAVRLLELVDEERPELAIVDIRMPPDHSTEGLKAARTIRERHPDTGILVLSAFVEVEEALELLASGRKVGYLLKSRVTVVDEFIEALERIHRGGSVVDPSLVQELFSAQRRDDPLARLSAREREVLALMAEGRSNAGIGRRLWVTEGTVEKHVRSILGKLALTEDTDDHRRVLAVLTFLESR from the coding sequence ATGGACGACGCATCGCAGCAGCCGGCACAGGGACGGGTTGTCCTCGCCGACGACGACATCCTGCTCAGGGAGGGTCTCGCCAGCCTGTGCGAGCGCCTCGGATACCAGGTCGCGGGCCAGGCCGGTGACGCGGTCCGGCTCCTGGAACTGGTCGACGAGGAACGCCCCGAACTGGCGATCGTCGACATAAGGATGCCTCCGGACCACTCGACCGAAGGCCTCAAGGCCGCCCGCACCATCCGTGAGCGCCACCCCGACACCGGCATCCTCGTCCTGTCCGCGTTCGTCGAGGTCGAGGAGGCCCTGGAACTGCTGGCGAGCGGCCGTAAGGTCGGTTACCTCCTCAAGAGCCGGGTCACGGTCGTCGACGAGTTCATCGAGGCCCTGGAGCGCATCCACCGGGGTGGCTCGGTGGTCGACCCCTCCCTGGTGCAGGAGCTGTTCTCCGCCCAGCGCCGCGACGACCCGCTGGCCCGTCTCAGCGCCCGCGAGCGCGAGGTCCTCGCCCTGATGGCCGAGGGCCGCTCCAACGCCGGCATCGGCCGTCGGCTGTGGGTGACCGAGGGCACCGTCGAGAAACACGTCCGCAGCATCCTCGGCAAACTCGCCCTCACGGAGGACACCGACGACCACCGCCGGGTGCTGGCCGTGCTGACGTTTTTGGAGTCCCGCTAG
- the uvrC gene encoding excinuclease ABC subunit UvrC, giving the protein MADPSSYRPKPGEIPDSPGVYRFRDEHRRVIYVGKAKSLRQRLANYFQDLASLHPRTRTMVTTAASVEWTVVSTEVEALQLEYSWIKEFDPRFNVKYRDDKSYPYLAVTMNEEFPRVQVMRGQKRKGVRYFGPYGHAWAIRDTVDLLLRVFPVRTCSAGVFKNAARTGRPCLLGYIGKCSAPCVDRVSADEHRDLAEDFCDFMAGRTGTYIRRLEQQMRDAAEEMEYERAARLRDDVGALKKAMEKSAVVLADATDADLIAVAEDELEAAVQIFHVRGGRVRGQRGWVTDKVEEITTGALVEHALQQLYGEEKGDSVPKEVLVPALPDPVEPVQEWLTERRGSGVSLRIPQRGDKKALMETVQRNAQQALVLHKTKRASDLTTRSRALEEIAEALDLDSAPLRIECYDISHLQGDDVVASMVVFEDGLQRKSEYRRFQIKGFAGQDDVRSMHEVISRRFRRYLAEKEKTGEWVDDLPEEGTPENGLKDDDGRPKKFAYPPQLVVVDGGQPQVAAAKKALDELGIDDIAVCGLAKRLEEVWLPDDDDPVVLPRTSEGLYLLQRVRDEAHRFAITYQRTKRAQRFRSSPLDDVPGLGDTRKQALLKHFGSLKKLRSATIDQICEVPGIGRKTAETIAVALAQAAPAAPAVNTATGEIMDEEEPGTTGSGGEPVTAGAPDERRGQET; this is encoded by the coding sequence ATGGCCGACCCCTCCAGCTACCGCCCCAAACCAGGGGAGATCCCGGACTCTCCCGGGGTGTACAGGTTCCGCGACGAGCACCGACGGGTGATCTACGTCGGAAAGGCGAAAAGCCTGCGCCAGCGCCTGGCGAACTACTTCCAGGACCTGGCGAGCCTGCACCCCCGCACCCGCACCATGGTGACCACGGCCGCTTCCGTGGAGTGGACGGTGGTGTCCACGGAGGTCGAGGCCCTCCAGCTGGAGTACTCCTGGATCAAGGAGTTCGACCCCCGGTTCAACGTCAAGTACCGCGACGACAAGAGCTACCCGTACCTCGCGGTGACGATGAACGAGGAATTCCCGCGCGTGCAGGTGATGCGCGGCCAGAAACGCAAGGGCGTCAGGTACTTCGGGCCGTACGGGCACGCGTGGGCGATCCGCGACACCGTCGACCTCCTCCTGCGCGTCTTCCCGGTCCGCACCTGCTCCGCCGGCGTCTTCAAGAACGCCGCCCGCACCGGCCGCCCCTGCCTCCTCGGCTACATCGGCAAGTGCTCGGCGCCCTGCGTCGACCGCGTCTCCGCCGACGAACACCGCGACCTGGCCGAGGACTTCTGCGACTTCATGGCCGGCCGCACCGGCACCTACATCCGCCGTCTCGAGCAGCAGATGAGGGACGCGGCCGAGGAGATGGAGTACGAGCGGGCGGCCCGCCTGCGCGACGACGTAGGGGCCCTGAAGAAGGCCATGGAGAAGAGCGCCGTGGTGCTCGCCGACGCGACCGACGCCGACCTGATCGCGGTCGCCGAGGACGAGCTGGAGGCCGCCGTCCAGATCTTCCACGTGCGCGGCGGACGTGTCCGCGGCCAGCGCGGCTGGGTCACCGACAAGGTCGAGGAGATCACCACCGGCGCCCTCGTCGAGCACGCCCTCCAGCAGCTCTACGGCGAGGAGAAGGGCGACTCGGTCCCCAAGGAGGTCCTCGTCCCGGCCCTGCCCGACCCGGTCGAGCCGGTCCAGGAGTGGCTGACCGAGCGCCGCGGCTCGGGGGTCTCCCTGCGCATCCCGCAGCGCGGCGACAAGAAGGCCCTGATGGAGACCGTGCAGCGCAATGCCCAGCAGGCACTCGTCCTCCACAAGACCAAGCGCGCCTCCGACCTGACCACGCGCTCGCGTGCCCTGGAGGAGATCGCCGAGGCCCTCGACCTGGACAGCGCGCCCCTGCGGATCGAGTGCTACGACATCTCCCACCTCCAGGGCGACGACGTGGTCGCGTCCATGGTCGTCTTCGAGGACGGACTCCAGCGCAAGAGCGAGTACCGCCGCTTCCAGATCAAGGGCTTCGCGGGGCAGGACGACGTCCGGTCCATGCACGAGGTGATCTCCCGCCGGTTCCGGCGCTACCTCGCCGAGAAGGAGAAGACGGGCGAGTGGGTGGACGACCTCCCCGAGGAGGGCACCCCCGAGAACGGCCTCAAGGACGACGACGGCCGCCCGAAGAAGTTCGCCTATCCGCCCCAGCTCGTCGTCGTCGACGGCGGACAGCCCCAGGTCGCCGCCGCCAAGAAGGCCCTGGACGAGCTCGGCATCGACGACATCGCCGTCTGCGGCCTCGCCAAGCGCCTGGAGGAGGTCTGGCTGCCGGACGACGACGACCCGGTCGTGCTGCCCCGCACCAGTGAAGGCCTGTACCTTCTGCAGCGGGTCCGCGACGAGGCCCACCGCTTCGCGATCACCTACCAGCGCACCAAGCGGGCCCAGCGCTTCCGGTCGAGCCCCCTCGACGACGTCCCCGGCCTCGGAGACACGCGCAAGCAGGCCCTGCTGAAACATTTCGGGTCCTTGAAGAAACTACGATCCGCCACCATCGACCAGATCTGCGAGGTCCCCGGCATAGGCCGCAAGACGGCCGAGACGATCGCCGTGGCCCTCGCCCAGGCGGCCCCGGCCGCGCCCGCCGTGAACACGGCGACTGGAGAGATCATGGATGAGGAGGAACCCGGCACCACGGGTTCCGGTGGGGAACCCGTGACGGCGGGTGCCCCGGACGAACGACGGGGGCAGGAGACATGA
- the rapZ gene encoding RNase adapter RapZ, whose product MNVNEHEEPQDQGGEDAQVSTGAPADAAGVPEAAIPELVIISGMSGAGRSTAAKCLEDLGWFVVDNLPPALIPTMVELGARSQGNVARIAVVVDVRGRRFFDNLRESLADLAAKHVTRRIVFLESSDEALVRRFESVRRPHPLQGDGRIVDGIDAERELLRELRGDADLVIDTSSLNVHELRAKMDAQFAGEEEPELRATVMSFGFKYGLPVDADLVADMRFLPNPHWVPELRPFTGLNEEVSAYVFNQPGAKEFLDRYAELLRLIAAGYRREGKRYVTIAIGCTGGKHRSVATSEKLAARLAAEGVETVVVHRDMGRE is encoded by the coding sequence ATGAATGTGAACGAGCACGAAGAACCACAGGACCAGGGCGGAGAGGACGCACAGGTGAGTACGGGCGCGCCCGCCGATGCCGCCGGAGTCCCGGAGGCGGCCATCCCCGAACTGGTGATCATCTCCGGGATGTCCGGCGCCGGGCGCTCGACCGCCGCGAAGTGTCTGGAGGACCTCGGCTGGTTCGTCGTCGACAACCTCCCGCCCGCGCTGATCCCCACCATGGTGGAGCTCGGCGCCCGCTCCCAGGGCAATGTCGCGCGGATCGCCGTGGTCGTCGACGTCCGCGGCCGGCGCTTCTTCGACAACCTCCGCGAGTCCCTCGCCGACCTGGCGGCCAAGCACGTCACCCGACGGATCGTCTTCCTGGAGTCCTCCGACGAGGCCCTGGTGCGCCGCTTCGAGTCCGTGCGCCGCCCGCACCCCCTCCAGGGCGACGGCCGCATCGTCGACGGCATCGACGCCGAGCGCGAGCTCCTGCGCGAGCTGCGCGGCGACGCCGACCTGGTCATCGACACCTCCAGCCTCAACGTGCACGAGCTGCGCGCCAAGATGGACGCCCAGTTCGCCGGCGAGGAGGAGCCCGAGCTCAGGGCCACCGTCATGTCCTTCGGCTTCAAGTACGGCCTCCCGGTCGACGCCGACCTGGTCGCGGACATGCGGTTCCTGCCCAACCCGCACTGGGTCCCGGAGCTGCGCCCCTTCACCGGCCTCAACGAGGAGGTGTCGGCGTACGTCTTCAACCAGCCCGGCGCCAAGGAGTTCCTCGACCGCTACGCCGAGCTGCTGCGTCTCATCGCGGCCGGCTACCGCCGCGAGGGCAAGCGCTACGTGACCATCGCCATCGGCTGCACCGGCGGCAAGCACCGCTCGGTCGCCACGTCGGAGAAGCTCGCCGCGCGCCTCGCGGCCGAGGGTGTGGAGACGGTGGTCGTACACCGGGACATGGGACGGGAATGA
- a CDS encoding gluconeogenesis factor YvcK family protein encodes MTARSPRLSRLRRAVPEGRAARPVEARGARPRRRGAQPKVVALGGGMGLSASLAALRRITGDLTAVVTVADDGGSSGRLRDELGVLPPGDLRKALAALCGDDDWGQTWARVIQHRFQSKGDLHEHAVGNLLIVALWEQLGDHVQALDLVGRLLGAHGRVLPMSAVPLELQALVKGHDPNRPEDVETVRGQATVALTPGEVQSVHVVPHDPPAVPEAVEAVLDADWVVLGPGSWFSSVIPHLLVPELLDALTQTKARRVLSLNLAPQPGETDGFSPQRHLEVLGRHAPKLALDVVLADQAAVPDRDSLTDAAKRFGAAVELAPVARPDGTPRHDPELLAAAYDRIFRMHGRIGPWR; translated from the coding sequence ATGACCGCACGTAGTCCGCGGCTGAGCAGGCTGCGCCGGGCCGTCCCCGAAGGGCGGGCGGCCCGGCCCGTCGAGGCCCGCGGGGCAAGACCCCGTCGGCGTGGTGCCCAGCCCAAGGTGGTCGCGCTCGGCGGCGGCATGGGCCTGTCCGCCTCGCTCGCCGCACTGCGCCGGATCACCGGCGACCTCACCGCCGTCGTCACCGTGGCCGACGACGGCGGCTCCAGCGGGCGCCTGCGCGACGAACTGGGCGTCCTGCCGCCCGGCGACCTGCGCAAGGCGCTGGCCGCGCTGTGCGGTGACGACGACTGGGGCCAGACCTGGGCCCGGGTCATCCAGCACCGCTTCCAGTCCAAGGGCGACCTGCACGAACACGCGGTCGGCAACCTGCTCATCGTCGCCCTGTGGGAGCAGCTCGGCGACCATGTCCAGGCCCTCGACCTGGTCGGCAGACTCCTCGGCGCGCACGGGCGCGTGCTGCCCATGTCCGCCGTACCCCTGGAGCTCCAGGCCCTGGTCAAGGGGCACGACCCGAACCGGCCCGAGGACGTGGAGACCGTCCGGGGACAGGCGACCGTGGCCCTGACCCCGGGTGAGGTGCAGTCGGTGCACGTCGTGCCGCACGACCCGCCCGCCGTCCCCGAGGCGGTGGAGGCGGTCCTGGACGCGGACTGGGTGGTCCTCGGACCCGGCTCGTGGTTCTCCTCGGTCATCCCGCATCTGCTGGTGCCCGAACTTTTGGACGCCCTCACCCAGACGAAGGCGCGCCGGGTACTCTCCCTGAACCTCGCACCGCAGCCGGGAGAAACCGATGGCTTCTCCCCGCAGCGTCATTTGGAGGTTTTGGGACGACACGCCCCTAAACTCGCCCTGGACGTGGTGCTGGCCGACCAGGCCGCCGTGCCCGACCGCGATTCCCTGACCGACGCCGCCAAGCGGTTCGGCGCCGCGGTCGAGCTGGCGCCGGTGGCCCGGCCCGACGGGACCCCGAGGCACGACCCGGAGCTGTTGGCCGCCGCGTACGACCGTATTTTTCGGATGCATGGAAGGATCGGCCCATGGCGATGA
- the whiA gene encoding DNA-binding protein WhiA gives MAMTAAVKDEISRLPVTRTCCRKAEVSAILRFAGGLHLVSGRIVIEAELDTAMAARRLKRDILEIFGHSSELIVMAPGGLRRGSRYVVRVVAGGDQLARQTGLVDGRGRPIRGLPPQVVSGATCDAEAAWRGAFLAHGSLTEPGRSSSLEVTCPGPEAALALVGAARRLSIAAKAREVRGVDRVVVRDGDAIGALLTRLGAHESVLAWEERRMRREVRATANRLANFDDANLRRSARAAVAAGARVQRALEILADDVPEHLAAAGRLRMDHKQASLEELGALADPPLTKDAVAGRIRRLLAMADKRASDLGIPGTESSITEEMADNLVG, from the coding sequence ATGGCGATGACGGCAGCGGTGAAGGACGAGATCTCCCGGCTCCCCGTCACCCGGACCTGCTGCAGAAAGGCGGAGGTCTCCGCCATCCTGCGGTTCGCCGGCGGCCTCCACCTGGTGAGCGGGCGCATTGTGATCGAGGCGGAGCTGGACACCGCGATGGCGGCCCGCAGACTCAAGCGGGACATCCTGGAGATCTTCGGACACAGCTCCGAACTGATCGTGATGGCACCGGGCGGACTGCGCCGCGGTTCGCGTTACGTCGTCCGGGTCGTGGCCGGCGGTGACCAGCTGGCCCGCCAGACCGGCCTGGTGGACGGCCGGGGCCGCCCGATCCGGGGGCTGCCCCCGCAGGTCGTCTCCGGTGCCACCTGCGACGCCGAGGCCGCCTGGCGCGGTGCCTTCCTGGCGCACGGCTCGCTGACCGAGCCCGGCCGCTCCTCCTCCCTGGAGGTGACCTGCCCGGGCCCCGAGGCGGCGCTCGCCCTGGTCGGCGCCGCCCGCCGCCTCTCGATCGCCGCCAAGGCCCGTGAGGTCCGCGGCGTGGACCGCGTGGTCGTCCGGGACGGTGACGCGATCGGTGCCCTGCTCACCCGGCTGGGCGCCCACGAGTCGGTGCTCGCCTGGGAGGAACGCCGGATGCGCCGCGAGGTGCGGGCCACGGCGAACCGTCTCGCCAACTTCGACGACGCCAACCTCCGCCGCTCCGCGCGCGCGGCCGTGGCCGCCGGAGCCCGGGTCCAGCGGGCCCTGGAGATCCTCGCCGACGACGTGCCCGAGCACCTCGCCGCCGCCGGCCGGCTGCGCATGGACCACAAGCAGGCCTCCCTGGAGGAGCTGGGCGCGCTCGCCGACCCGCCGCTGACCAAGGACGCCGTCGCCGGCCGTATCCGCCGCCTGCTGGCCATGGCCGACAAGCGTGCCTCCGACCTCGGCATTCCGGGCACGGAGTCCAGCATCACCGAGGAGATGGCCGACAACCTGGTCGGCTGA